In Fusobacterium nucleatum, the genomic stretch CCTTCTGTAACAATTATATCTTCTTTTTTTAGAATGTGTCCATCTCTTGCATAAACTTCTATAACTTGTTCTAATAAAATAGATATTCCTCTTGAATCTGCATATTTTATAACATGATCTGGCATATTTTTTAAACCTTCAAAAAATAATTCAGGTGTCTCTATATTAGGTTGACCTATATTTAATCTATATACTTTTATCCCTTTTTTTTCTGCCTCAGTAGCTAAAGGAGCTAATTTTCTAACAGCTGAATATTTCATATTTTTTACTCTATCAGAAATTTTCATTTTTTCCTCCATTATATTATTTCTATATTTATATTATTTAATTATATAATATTTTCTAAAAAATGTATATAACTAATAATTTGATTTTTAATTTTGTTTCTTTTATGAATTATGAAAATATAGTATAATATAAAATTAATATAGAAATTTATAATTAAGGTGATATTATGAATATAAAAGAGTTTTTATTTGAAGATAAAGAACTCATTAAAAGAATTTTTAAAATAGCTATCCCTTCTCTTTTTGATTTGCTTGCTCAAACATTGATTGCAACTTCTGATATGATAATGGTGTCTAGTATAGGTGCTTCTGCAATAAGTTCTGTTGGAGTTGGGAGTGCAGCATTCAATGCTATTATTCCTGCATTGATAGCAGTAGCAATAGGGACAACTGCTATTTTAAGTAGAGCTTACGGTGCTAAAAATAAAGAAGAAGGACAAAAGGCTTTAATGCAGAGTTATTTTATAGCTGTTCCTATTGGAATTTTTCTAATGCTTTTATTTTTCTTTTTTGCTGAACCTATTATAAAAATTGTAGGAAATGCAAAAGACTTAAATTTAAAAGATGCTATTATATATCAAAAGACAACAGCTATTGGCTTTATATTTTTATCTATTGGAATAACTACTTTTTATGCTTTTAGAGCCTTAGGAAAAAATAAAATTCCAATGATAGGGAATACTATGGTACTTGTTATAAATATAATATTTAATTATCTTTTTATATATGTTCTAAAATGGGGAGTTTTTGGAGCAGCACTTGCTACCTCAATAGCAAGAGGTTCTGTTGTAATTATGTGTGTATATTTAATTTTTATCAGTAAAAAACAATGGATTTCATTTAATATAAAAAAAATGAAATTTGATTACTTCACTGCTAAAAGAATTATTAAAGTTGGAATACCAGCTGCTGCTGAACAACTTGCATTAAGATTTGGTATGCTTATTTTTGAAATAATGGTTATATCACTAGGAAACTTAAATTATGCTGCACATAAGATTGCACTTACAGCTGAGTCATTTTCATTTAATTTAGGTTTTGCAGTATCTCTTGCAGCAACGGCTTTGGTAGGACAGGAATTAGGGAAGAATTCCCCTAAAAATGCTTTAAAAAATGGGTATATTTGTACTATCATAGGGCTTATAATTATGTCTTCTATGGGATTACTATTTTTTATAGCACCTAATTTATTGATTTCATTATTTACAGATGATCCACAAGTTATTTCTTTATCAACAATGGCACTAAGACTTGTTTCCATCTGTCAACCTTTCCTAGCAATATCAATGATACTATCTGGTGCATTAAGAGGAGCAGGAGCAACAAAATCTGTACTTTTTATTACATTTTTTGGAATATTCTTAGTAAGAATACCAATAACTTATGTATTTTTATATATTTTTAATATGGGACTTGCTGGAGCTTGGATAGTAATGACAATAGATTTAATTTTTAGAAGTTCACTATGTTTTTATACATTTAAAAAAGGAAAATGGAAATACTTAAAAGTATAAAAGGGGAGATTATGAATAAATTAATTTTTAATTATTTGGCTTATAATAATCAAAATCAAAATGAATTATATTTTAAAATGGATAAAATTATAAATGAAGATAGTTCAGATGAAACTCTTGTTGTTGTAGAAAGTGGAATGGCACAAAAACATTATTTTGCTTATGTCAATAAAGCAAAATTATTAGTAAAAAATAATATTATTGCTTTTGAAGATTTTTTAGATAGGATTTTTCTTTCAAATAAAAAGGTTTTAGGAGATATTAAAAGATTTTTTCTTTTTTATTCTTGCTTAAAAGACAATATAAAAAAGAAATTAAACATAAGTAATTATTTTGAATGTATAGAAATTGCTGATGATTTTTTTGAATTTTTCTCCTATATAAAAAATCAAGATATGTTAAAATTTTTAAATTTATCTAAGTGGCAGGAAGAAAAGTTTGAAATATTTTTTAAAATAAAAGAAGAAATAGATAAATTTTTAGATGAAAATTCATATATTCCAAGTGACTGGCTATATTCTTTGGAAAATTTAGATTTAACTTATATTAAGAAATACAAAAAGATAGTTTTTTATGATATAGTTGATTTTCCACATAATTTTTTAGAGATAATAAATAGCATTCAATCTACTTGTGAAGTAGAAATTCTTTTACAAATGGAAAATAAAGACT encodes the following:
- a CDS encoding MATE family efflux transporter, whose product is MNIKEFLFEDKELIKRIFKIAIPSLFDLLAQTLIATSDMIMVSSIGASAISSVGVGSAAFNAIIPALIAVAIGTTAILSRAYGAKNKEEGQKALMQSYFIAVPIGIFLMLLFFFFAEPIIKIVGNAKDLNLKDAIIYQKTTAIGFIFLSIGITTFYAFRALGKNKIPMIGNTMVLVINIIFNYLFIYVLKWGVFGAALATSIARGSVVIMCVYLIFISKKQWISFNIKKMKFDYFTAKRIIKVGIPAAAEQLALRFGMLIFEIMVISLGNLNYAAHKIALTAESFSFNLGFAVSLAATALVGQELGKNSPKNALKNGYICTIIGLIIMSSMGLLFFIAPNLLISLFTDDPQVISLSTMALRLVSICQPFLAISMILSGALRGAGATKSVLFITFFGIFLVRIPITYVFLYIFNMGLAGAWIVMTIDLIFRSSLCFYTFKKGKWKYLKV